In the genome of Stigmatopora nigra isolate UIUO_SnigA chromosome 7, RoL_Snig_1.1, whole genome shotgun sequence, the window AGGtatgacacaaaaaaactttttatcaACATAAATTGTACATCTCGTTGACTAATGGGTGACGATACATGtcacaggatgaataaagttatctaatctaaaaaataataataataattaaaaacatgtttaggCAGCACGGTGGAGAAGTGGTTTGCACATTCGCCTCGCACTTCTGAGATGATGGGTTCAATCCCGGGTGGAttttgtttcctcccacatgacaaaaacatgcttgctaggctaactggctaacactcaaattaaaatgaagactatagatgtatattaaatttcctgattttttcccccttttaaattaataattgtcattttttaatccattttgtctgtgtttttagttcaaaaatcattttgtaaaatctaaaaatttattttaaaaaaaatcgaaaaatatatataaaaatctaaaataaacattgttttagatctataaaatactgaatattcagggcttttaatccatttatttaaaaaaaacaacctaaatattatatctaaaatggtccggcccacataaaatcaagttggctttaaagcggcccacgaaccaacacCTTTGGGATAAACGGTACgcaaaattaatcaataaatgtagTAAAGAAAATGTATCTTCCATAAAATGTCCGATAATCTTTctcaatattttcccttcaaagtaacacatttgtcctccctattaaaaccatgaatatggaggtgaaaattgtcaatcagggggcggcttatatgcgagaaattgtaaaattcaaccatttaaaAGGATCATTATACGTGAAAACGGCTacaatgcgagaaaatatggtaaaaggTAGAATTTTCTCTGCTTTtggctgacctttgacctcctcaGGTGGTGGAGATCGAGAGTGGTTGGCTTCTGGAAGTTGCCCCTCACTACTACAAGAGCAAAGAGGTGGAAGACAGTAACACCAAGAAGATGCCCCGCAAACTAGGCAAAGCCAAGGAGGAGCTTGGctgaaaacaacacaaacaatgcCCGCCCATTCGGCCAATCATGTGACTAAAAGACATTCCAGACAAAAGCAGGACTGGTTAACGATTAACGCAATTGGCTCAGTAGTGACGCTCACTTACTTGAACTGAGTACACATTTGTCTTGATTGCTGAAGAGCAATAAATTTTTACTGCTGTTTGTATTACCTCTCCCCATTCCGCTACTTCCTTGTTTACGTCCTcggcaaaaaaatggctgccacaTTTTGCAATGGAAGCCAAGAAAGTGAACCTGGTGAGGATTAGTGGTAGAGATAATGAATGGATTCCATTTTTATTGGCCGGGGAGGGGGTGTATTAAACAAATGGGATTTAATAGGACATTAAGTGACATATTAAAGGACATAGGGCATAAGAAATGACATATTAAAGGACATAGGACATATTAACTGACATAGTAATGGACATAGGACATTTTAAGTGATATATTAAAGGACATAGGACATATTAAGTGACATATTAAGGTACATAGGACATGTTAAGGGACATATTAAAGGACATAGGACATATTTGGTGACATATTAAAGGACAGAACATATTATGTGACATATTAAAGGACATAGGACATATTAAAGGACAATGGACATATTAAGTGACATTTTAAAGGACAATGGACACTAAGTTACATATTAATGGACATAGGACATGTTAAGTGACATATTAAAGGACATAGGACATATTAAAGGGCATAGGACATATTAAGGGACACATTAAAGAACATAGGACATATTAGGTGACATATTAAAGGACATAGGACATATCAAGTGACATGTAATAGGACATATTTAGTGACATTAAAGGACATAAGACATATTAAGTGACATTGGACGTATTAAGTGACATATTAAAGGACATAGGACGTATTAAGTGACGTATTAAAGGACACAGAACATATAGGACATTAAGTGAcatctaaacaacttcaaatgatgaatacaaaaaaatatcaggaCAATTAAAAGCAAAAAGGTATTCATAATTAGAGGTATGACTGGAGTTTTTTTATTATGGCTCAATGGCGTGAATTCCCAGTTATTGTGAATGTCGTTTTCTGtcctctgacctttgacctcattatttacatattcattttaaaagaatatattCAACAAAACATAAGTTAATtcagtgtatatatatttatatatatatttggttgAAATTTATGGATACCCTTTCATGAAGGGGAAAATAAATGGAACGCAATctaaaaaaatagctaaatatatgtacaaaaaataattaacgaGAATGaataatagataaaaaatagaattaaaaaaaatcataaaatagcaTAAATTCCAACGTATACaataaaattgcaataaaaatgaGACGTCaatagttatatttttttaaaaagcagtatgtaaaaaaataaagaggcaTAGATGCATAAAAGTTcaaatcttttaaaatataaaaaaataaaaacaaaaaattcaccaaaatgaaactcaaagaaaaaaaattcaataaaaaaacctgaatatgcacattaaaaacatttttaaaaaataggactacatatttaataaaattaaatcaaGTCATTAGCAATGCATATTTTCACTCATTCTGAAAAGTCACTGTCATCTTCCTCTTGCAGAAATGTACACACGGCACCCCCGGGCGGGTCGAACCGGTCGAACCGGAGGCGGCTGACAGGCGCGCGGGGGGTGAATGAATAGGCAGCGCCGCGTGCCTGAGTCGCGATGACAAAACAAGAAACGGCAGCGACCAAACAACCCATGCGGCTCTTTTCGCCATTTTCTGGGCTGCGTAATGACACGCCAACTCTACAGGtaactttatttacatttcaacTACTTaactatttctttatttttattttatttttgctgctttttactCAATTTGATATCATTATGTCCTAAAACAAAATGATCTTCTGTTGTTTTTGGGTAGAGTTGGTTTTGTTAGCTTGTTTTTTGTATagtggtagatgtccaatcggattggacgtctgctgttgtcaatggcaaccaatcagATAAGATTAAAATCAGGGTTTTAACTTCAATTGTAAATATGATGGATAGATATTTTTGTTTTCGGTTGTTGGTTTAGATGACCTGAAAATGTCCAAATCATCTTTTTTGGGccgtttcattaaaaaagttttcttttataacattttttcttaaatagaaaaagaaacaataaatattcacctaaaaaatatttttggggggatatttATTGCCTTAATATATCAGATATTTACATTACTActccttttgttttctttaaatatacttttttcttaaataaaaaaacaacaactaaatattCCCCTAAGAATATTTTTTGAGGGGAATATTTACtgtgtttttgtagtttttaatggaTATTAGTCAAATATCACGTTTCAATTtgttataaaaataatcaattgccctcacacatattcacacccaaacaatttttttaacttaaaaatgaaaacaaaaaaattaaaaaacacatttttctgccaaaaaatattttgagattttttttaagtgttttgaaatataaattaaatgccTTTTATTGTAAATGAGCTAAGATTAAAATCATGTTCTAAACTGAATCAGAATTGCAAATATGACGGACAGATATTTTTGTTTTCGGTTTAGATGAACTCAAAATGACCAAATCAGCTTTTTTTgaccatttcatttaaaaaggggggacaAACATTCGATAGAAAatccaaaaatgtgaatttaattaaaaaattgcTGTCACATGCTCTCCCTCTTGCCAAATTGTGTAACATCACTAATCAACGTAACTAAATTTTTGAAATGTCATCGTCTGTGTCAATCATAATTGGatgattttgatttaattttgaaCAAAACCACCTATCGCTATGAGGAAAAGACCAAAAATACTGTCATACAAACCAAAAATGTCTGCCCCCCCTTTGTTTAACAGATTTTTGTCccctcttttaaatattttctatttttttctaagaatattttttgtggTCGGATCTTGTGTAATTTttacatttctattttattcaaattattcATGCAATTTGTAAAATGGGATTACAAAAaccaaaaagaccaaaaatactGTTATAACAAACCCTTGTCAAATCCCGTGTGCCCAGATAGCGTGAGCACCCATCataatttgatgatttttattccattttgaaCAAAACCACCAATAACCACAAAGAAAAGACCAAAAATACTGTTATAACAAATCTTTGTCAAATCCTGTGTGCCCGAAATAGCGTGAGCACCTGTCATAATTTGataattttcatttcattttgaacaaaacCACCAATAACCACAacgaaaacaccaaaaatactgTTATAACAAACCCTTGTCAAATTGTGTGTGCCCAAATAGCGTGAGCACCCGtcctaactaaaaaaaaatcatttcttttttgaaCAAAACCACCAATAACCACAAAGAAAAAACCAAAAATACTGCTATAACAAACCCTTGTCAAATTCCGTGTCCCCAGATAGCGTGAGCATCCTTCATAACTGGaaaaatttcatttcattttgaacaaaacCACCAATAACCacaaaaaaccaccaaaaatacTGTCATAACAACCCTTTCCAAATCCCATGTCCCCAGATAGCGTGATCATCCACCATGAGCGACGACCGCGACAGACGGCGTAGCCGTCGCAACCGCAGCCGCGAGCCCCGTCCACCCCAAAACATCAAACCCCAAAACGTCAAACCCCGCGTTGACACCCGACGCCCACCCAAATCCTCCAGACCCACCCGATCCCGTAGCACCGAATCGGAACAACCTCGCCGCCAAAGCGAACCCACCCAACCTCGACGTCATAACCGCCAACGTCGCGGCAGGAGCGCCGAAGACAACCGTCGTCCAACCCAAGCCGACGCCCCCAACGACGACAACGAAGACCCCGAGTGCGCCATCTGCTTCTGTTCCTATGACAACATCTTCAAGACCCCTAAACTACTAGCATGTGGACACACTTTCTGCCTAGAATGCCTAGCACGTATCAACGTTAGCGCACCGCAGCTAAAGACGCTATCATGCCCCGTTTGCCGCGAGCTAACCGACATCCCACATGGCCAAGACCTCCCCCGCCTTGATAACAACCAAGACATCATCGGTAGGTTACCCCCCGAAATGCGGCGTGCCCGTTCCGTCCGATTTAAACGCAGTAAGGGGAAGCTCCTCCTTAAAAAACCGGAaaacgccgccaccgccgcttcGTCTtcttccgccgccgccgccttgaCCTTGCCGAGAAAGACCCAAGCACCCGCGGGGGATACGTTGGGGCTCCGTGAAGTGGAGGATGGTGGTCAGCCCGCCGCTGTTGTGGACGTGGGACGCCCGCCCAATAGGGTACACGGGCGTATTCGGCGTTTTTGTCGCTCGGATCGTTGCTATTACATCAGCGTGGCCTCAGTTGTGACTGTTGCTCTGGTTCTTCTACTAGTGGGAATCTTGGCTTTTGTCATTGTGCCCAGTGCG includes:
- the rnf183 gene encoding E3 ubiquitin-protein ligase RNF183, which gives rise to MSDDRDRRRSRRNRSREPRPPQNIKPQNVKPRVDTRRPPKSSRPTRSRSTESEQPRRQSEPTQPRRHNRQRRGRSAEDNRRPTQADAPNDDNEDPECAICFCSYDNIFKTPKLLACGHTFCLECLARINVSAPQLKTLSCPVCRELTDIPHGQDLPRLDNNQDIIGRLPPEMRRARSVRFKRSKGKLLLKKPENAATAASSSSAAAALTLPRKTQAPAGDTLGLREVEDGGQPAAVVDVGRPPNRVHGRIRRFCRSDRCYYISVASVVTVALVLLLVGILAFVIVPSANPPRPPPGNRTTPNTLPAGL